From Pseudomonas sp. G.S.17, the proteins below share one genomic window:
- a CDS encoding glutathione S-transferase family protein, producing the protein MSAPTMTLYTNAASPFARKVMVLLHETGQLDRVALLPTALTPVNPVAELNLDNPAGKIPALRLADGNVIYDSRVILDYLDHQHVGNPLIPREGSARWRRLTLASLADALLDAALLIRYETALRPVEKHWDLWLDNQQQKIARSLSYFEQDAITELSSAFDVASISVAAALGYLDFRQPDLGWRSSYPRLANWYAEVSQRPSMLATQPSV; encoded by the coding sequence ATGTCCGCACCGACCATGACGTTGTACACCAACGCTGCTTCGCCCTTTGCCCGCAAGGTTATGGTCCTGCTGCATGAAACCGGCCAGCTGGACCGAGTGGCACTGCTGCCGACGGCCTTGACGCCGGTTAATCCGGTTGCCGAACTCAACCTCGACAACCCGGCTGGCAAGATCCCGGCCTTGCGTCTGGCCGATGGCAACGTGATCTACGACAGCCGGGTGATTCTCGATTACCTGGACCACCAGCACGTCGGCAATCCACTGATCCCTCGCGAAGGCTCCGCGCGCTGGCGGCGGCTGACCCTGGCATCCCTGGCCGATGCGCTGCTGGATGCCGCACTGCTGATCCGCTATGAAACCGCCTTGCGCCCAGTGGAGAAACATTGGGATCTGTGGCTCGATAACCAGCAGCAAAAAATCGCCCGCAGTCTCAGTTATTTCGAGCAGGACGCCATCACCGAACTCAGTTCAGCCTTCGACGTGGCGTCCATCAGCGTCGCGGCGGCCTTGGGTTATCTCGACTTCCGCCAGCCTGACCTCGGCTGGCGCAGCAGCTATCCGCGCCTGGCCAACTGGTACGCCGAAGTCAGTCAACGGCCTTCGATGTTGGCGACTCAGCCCAGCGTCTAA
- a CDS encoding PepSY-associated TM helix domain-containing protein, with protein sequence MKSQTVRRWSFIHTWTSLICTLFLLMLAVTGLPLIFHHEIDHLLGNEPEFKEMPADTPHLNLEKLVEAAEAYRPGDVMQYFGWDEDNANGVWAIMAKTAGTEPNSSHSFMMDSRTGQAYEIPSANGGFMMVMLRLHVDMYAGLTGKLLLAFMGFLFVLAIISGTVLYAPFMRKLKFATVRADKSTRMRWLDLHNLIGVVTLTWALVVGVTGVISACADLLISSWRNDSLAAMIAPYKDAPALTQRAPATNLLSIAEAAAPGMEADFIAFPGTRFSSEHHYAVFLKGNTHLTKHLATPVLIDAKTLDVTAVVERPWYMDALGMSQPLHFGDYGGMPMKILWAALDVLTIIVLGSGVYLWWVRRKAARPVSVPQAETVQ encoded by the coding sequence ATGAAAAGCCAAACCGTGCGTCGCTGGTCGTTCATCCATACCTGGACCAGCCTGATCTGCACCCTGTTCCTGCTGATGCTGGCGGTGACCGGGTTGCCGTTGATTTTTCACCATGAAATCGATCACCTGCTGGGCAACGAGCCGGAATTCAAGGAGATGCCGGCCGACACGCCGCACCTGAACCTGGAAAAACTGGTGGAAGCCGCTGAAGCGTATCGGCCAGGCGACGTCATGCAGTATTTCGGCTGGGACGAGGATAACGCCAACGGCGTCTGGGCGATCATGGCCAAGACGGCGGGCACCGAGCCCAATTCTTCCCACTCGTTCATGATGGATTCGCGCACCGGCCAGGCCTACGAAATACCGTCGGCCAACGGCGGTTTCATGATGGTCATGCTGCGCCTGCACGTGGACATGTACGCCGGGCTGACCGGCAAATTGCTGCTGGCGTTCATGGGTTTCCTGTTCGTGCTGGCGATTATTTCCGGGACGGTGCTGTATGCGCCGTTCATGCGCAAACTCAAGTTCGCCACCGTGCGCGCGGACAAATCCACGCGCATGCGCTGGCTCGACCTGCATAACCTGATCGGCGTCGTGACCCTGACCTGGGCCTTGGTAGTGGGCGTCACCGGCGTGATCAGCGCCTGCGCCGACCTGTTGATTTCGTCATGGCGCAACGACAGTCTGGCGGCGATGATCGCCCCTTATAAGGATGCGCCCGCGTTGACCCAGCGCGCCCCGGCGACCAACCTGCTGAGCATCGCCGAAGCTGCCGCGCCGGGCATGGAAGCGGATTTCATTGCGTTCCCCGGCACACGCTTTTCCAGCGAGCACCATTACGCGGTGTTCCTCAAGGGCAATACGCATTTGACCAAGCACCTGGCGACGCCGGTGTTGATCGACGCGAAAACCCTGGACGTCACCGCCGTGGTCGAGCGGCCCTGGTACATGGACGCGCTGGGCATGTCGCAGCCGTTGCACTTCGGTGATTACGGCGGCATGCCGATGAAGATCCTCTGGGCGGCGCTGGATGTGCTGACCATTATCGTCCTCGGCAGCGGTGTTTATTTGTGGTGGGTGCGGCGCAAGGCCGCGCGGCCGGTCAGCGTCCCGCAAGCGGAAACCGTGCAATGA
- a CDS encoding TonB-dependent siderophore receptor yields the protein MSRTLETLLRPSLLAVAIALTTPLASTHLIAAEQASSVRAYNLPAGPLSTTLNQIASQAGLALAVDPSLASGRRSAPVQGQFDASGALRQALRGTGLQLVQSTVGSYSLMAAPEGTVALPETTIQGQGVASESAWGPVEGYAATRTASGTKTDTPILEAPRSISVATREQMADRAVQNLDDAVRYMPGVTASSYGSDSRAEWLKIRGFEPTQVLDGLPLPKGVYVMPKLETWDLERVSVLRGPASSVYGQTPPGGMLDMVSRRPEATASHEIQAQVGSYNRKQISFDSTGPIDDAGVFEYRVSGVVRDSGTSVEHIDDKRYNLAPSLTWNIDPDTKLTFLSQFNRDDTGITSQFLPLEGTKLSTPAGEVKYHKNLGDPQWEFYDKTYYALGYAFEHRLNDVWQFKQNLRYTKSDLAFQGITAGGFYGSVAADGTLSRGANVVNEDISQFAVDNNFQADFDTGVLKHTLLIGLDHQRINHNYKWLYGSAPTSNIINPVYGQDFSNVAYSAFQNYSQKTRDTGLYLQDQIALDNWRLTLGGRQDWLDTDTDFHETGIKDTRSDNAFSGNAALSYVFDSGFAPYISYAESFQAEQGGNTATSEAYEPSTGKQYELGIKYQPPGSSMLFTAALYDLTRKNIVLSDTFGVSRPLGEAQVRGVELEAVGNVNENLKLTASYTYANSKMTKVGDPLDKNRPLPLTPENQASIWADYTWHTGVLDGFGLGFGVRYIGETDNVALGSLAYVRDKSDGHTDSYTVYDAAVHYDLGRLNNSLKGVSVAVNANNVFDKEYLSTCDGFYCYYGDRRNVLASVNYKW from the coding sequence ATGTCCCGTACGCTTGAAACCCTTCTACGACCCAGCCTGTTGGCTGTGGCGATTGCCTTGACCACTCCGCTGGCCAGCACCCATTTGATCGCTGCAGAACAGGCCTCGAGCGTGCGCGCTTACAACCTGCCGGCCGGGCCGCTGTCGACCACGCTGAATCAGATCGCCAGTCAGGCTGGTCTGGCATTGGCGGTGGATCCTTCGCTGGCTTCCGGTCGCAGATCGGCACCGGTTCAGGGCCAGTTCGATGCTTCTGGCGCGCTGCGTCAGGCGTTGCGCGGCACTGGTTTGCAACTGGTGCAAAGCACTGTCGGCAGCTACAGCCTGATGGCCGCGCCGGAAGGCACCGTGGCCTTGCCGGAAACTACCATTCAAGGCCAGGGCGTCGCCAGCGAATCGGCCTGGGGCCCGGTGGAAGGTTACGCCGCGACCCGCACGGCGTCGGGCACCAAGACCGATACGCCGATTCTCGAAGCGCCGCGTTCGATCTCCGTGGCGACCCGCGAGCAAATGGCTGATCGCGCCGTGCAGAACCTCGACGACGCCGTGCGCTACATGCCCGGTGTGACGGCCAGCAGCTACGGCAGCGACAGCCGCGCCGAGTGGCTGAAGATTCGTGGCTTCGAACCGACCCAAGTACTCGACGGCCTGCCATTGCCGAAAGGCGTGTACGTCATGCCCAAGCTGGAAACCTGGGATCTGGAACGCGTCTCTGTTCTGCGCGGACCGGCCTCTTCGGTCTATGGCCAGACCCCGCCCGGCGGCATGCTGGATATGGTCAGCCGCCGCCCGGAAGCCACCGCCAGTCACGAGATTCAAGCGCAGGTCGGCAGCTACAATCGCAAACAGATCAGTTTCGACAGCACCGGTCCGATTGATGACGCGGGCGTGTTCGAATATCGGGTCAGCGGCGTGGTGCGTGACAGCGGCACGTCAGTCGAGCACATCGACGACAAGCGCTACAACCTGGCGCCGAGCCTGACCTGGAATATCGATCCGGACACCAAGCTGACCTTCCTCAGCCAGTTCAACCGCGACGATACCGGCATCACCAGCCAGTTCCTGCCGCTGGAAGGCACCAAGCTGTCGACCCCGGCCGGTGAAGTGAAATACCACAAGAACCTCGGCGATCCGCAGTGGGAGTTCTACGACAAGACCTATTACGCGCTGGGTTACGCCTTCGAACATCGGCTCAATGACGTATGGCAGTTCAAGCAGAACCTGCGTTACACCAAGAGCGATCTGGCGTTCCAGGGCATCACGGCCGGTGGTTTCTACGGTTCGGTTGCCGCCGATGGCACCTTGTCGCGTGGCGCCAACGTGGTCAACGAAGACATCAGCCAGTTCGCCGTGGACAACAACTTCCAGGCCGACTTCGATACCGGCGTGCTCAAGCACACGCTGTTGATCGGCCTCGATCACCAGCGCATCAACCACAACTACAAATGGTTGTATGGCAGCGCGCCGACCAGCAACATCATCAATCCGGTCTACGGTCAGGACTTCAGCAACGTCGCTTATAGCGCTTTTCAGAACTACAGCCAGAAAACCCGCGACACCGGCCTGTATCTGCAAGACCAGATCGCTCTGGATAACTGGCGTCTGACCCTGGGCGGTCGTCAGGACTGGCTGGATACCGACACAGATTTCCATGAGACCGGTATCAAGGACACCCGCAGCGATAACGCCTTCAGCGGCAACGCAGCGTTGAGCTATGTGTTCGATTCCGGTTTCGCGCCATATATTTCCTACGCCGAGTCGTTCCAGGCCGAGCAGGGCGGCAACACCGCCACCAGCGAAGCCTACGAACCGAGCACCGGCAAGCAATACGAACTGGGCATCAAGTACCAACCGCCGGGCAGCAGCATGTTGTTCACTGCGGCGTTGTACGACCTGACCCGCAAGAACATCGTGCTCAGCGATACGTTCGGCGTCAGCCGTCCATTGGGTGAAGCCCAGGTTCGCGGCGTCGAGCTGGAAGCAGTGGGCAACGTCAACGAAAACCTCAAGCTGACCGCGTCCTACACCTACGCCAACAGCAAGATGACCAAGGTCGGCGATCCGCTGGACAAGAACCGTCCATTGCCGCTGACCCCGGAAAACCAGGCGTCGATCTGGGCTGATTACACCTGGCACACTGGCGTTCTCGATGGTTTCGGCCTGGGCTTCGGCGTGCGCTATATCGGCGAAACCGACAACGTCGCGCTGGGCAGTCTGGCGTATGTGCGCGACAAGTCCGACGGCCATACCGATTCCTATACCGTGTACGATGCCGCCGTGCATTACGACCTGGGTCGCCTGAACAATTCGCTCAAAGGCGTCAGCGTCGCAGTCAACGCCAACAACGTGTTCGACAAGGAATACCTGTCGACCTGTGACGGCTTCTACTGCTACTACGGCGACCGTCGCAACGTGCTGGCCAGCGTCAATTACAAATGGTGA
- a CDS encoding FecR family protein has protein sequence MSSFNSRPVASHVLDAAIAWQLCLDRGNGSEAERKEFARWMAAHEEHARAWMQLGLLDQHFTVQNGPASNALLQSHGTARRQLRKLGGGLASVLMACGLAFFVGDRYLPLDYWLADQRTATGEQRSVRLADNTLIRLNTHSAIDVRFDAKQRRVILQDGEIFVETGSHDDPRPFIVETRDGQMRALGTQFLVRRESDGTLLSVLQSAVAAQAPHDPREQILREGQQMFMSRDGLGPMLALKPGADAWTRGMLVVENARLADLVTELGRYRAGHLGVAPEVADLRITGSFPLANTDLALKALTPALPVQIEQHTHWWVTVTGKDPKSDLAVPAKL, from the coding sequence ATGAGCAGTTTCAATTCCCGCCCGGTTGCTTCCCATGTTCTGGATGCCGCCATCGCCTGGCAGTTGTGTCTGGATCGCGGCAACGGCAGCGAGGCTGAGCGCAAAGAGTTCGCCAGATGGATGGCGGCACACGAAGAACACGCCCGCGCCTGGATGCAGCTGGGTCTGCTCGATCAGCACTTCACTGTCCAGAACGGTCCTGCAAGTAACGCCTTGCTGCAATCCCACGGCACCGCGCGTCGCCAGTTGCGCAAGCTGGGTGGCGGATTGGCCAGTGTGCTGATGGCCTGCGGCCTGGCATTCTTCGTCGGTGATCGTTATCTGCCACTGGATTACTGGCTTGCCGACCAACGCACTGCCACCGGCGAACAGCGCAGTGTGCGTCTGGCCGACAACACCTTGATCCGCCTGAATACCCACAGCGCCATCGACGTGCGTTTCGACGCCAAACAGCGCCGAGTGATCCTGCAGGACGGCGAAATATTCGTCGAAACCGGCAGCCATGACGACCCGCGCCCGTTCATCGTGGAAACCCGCGATGGTCAGATGCGCGCGCTGGGCACGCAGTTTCTGGTGCGGCGGGAAAGCGACGGCACGCTGCTGAGCGTGTTGCAATCAGCGGTCGCCGCTCAGGCTCCGCATGACCCGCGCGAGCAAATACTGCGCGAAGGTCAGCAAATGTTCATGAGCCGCGACGGCCTTGGCCCGATGCTGGCCCTCAAACCCGGCGCGGATGCCTGGACGCGGGGCATGCTGGTGGTGGAAAACGCGCGTCTGGCTGATCTGGTGACGGAACTGGGCCGTTATCGTGCTGGGCATCTGGGCGTCGCGCCCGAGGTCGCCGATCTGCGCATCACCGGCAGTTTCCCCCTCGCCAATACCGATCTGGCGCTCAAGGCACTGACGCCAGCCTTGCCGGTGCAGATCGAGCAGCACACCCATTGGTGGGTCACCGTCACAGGCAAAGACCCGAAAAGCGACCTGGCGGTACCTGCAAAACTTTGA
- a CDS encoding RNA polymerase sigma factor: MSSAQSTQSEIVGALYRDHRGWLLAWLRRNVACPQRAEDLSQDTFVRLLGRDELRTPNEPRAFLVAVAKGLLFDYFRRAALEQAYLNELMLIPEAEQPSLEEQHLILEDLKAIDRLLGKLSSKARAAFLYNRLDGLTHGEIAERLGVSVPRVRQYLAQGIRQCYVALYGQPT, from the coding sequence GTGTCATCAGCCCAAAGCACTCAAAGTGAGATCGTTGGCGCATTGTATCGCGACCACCGTGGCTGGCTGTTGGCCTGGCTGCGGCGCAACGTTGCCTGCCCGCAACGCGCGGAGGATCTGAGTCAGGACACCTTTGTCCGGCTGCTGGGTCGCGACGAGCTGAGAACGCCCAATGAGCCTCGCGCTTTTCTGGTGGCGGTCGCCAAGGGCCTGCTGTTCGACTACTTCCGGCGCGCTGCGCTTGAACAGGCCTATCTCAACGAGCTGATGCTGATCCCCGAAGCCGAGCAGCCGTCGCTGGAAGAACAACACCTGATCCTCGAAGACCTCAAGGCCATCGACCGTTTGCTCGGCAAGCTGTCGAGCAAGGCGCGGGCGGCGTTTCTGTATAACCGTCTGGACGGCCTGACCCACGGCGAGATTGCCGAGCGACTGGGGGTTTCCGTGCCACGGGTTCGGCAATATCTGGCTCAAGGCATTCGCCAATGTTACGTGGCGTTGTACGGCCAGCCGACATGA